TAAGGTTATTTACATGATAGGCTACTGCTGTCTTGGAATGTTTCATTGCTCACTTCTGCAGTCACATAAGAACCTCCAGATTAACAGCCCATTCAGCCCAGTATCTTGTTTCCAACATGCCACCATTTGTCTCAACATAGGGCACTAATGGACGGCTCACATCACTCCTGATCATTTCCACTTTGGGACACACACAgcaggatgatttatttattacttcaCAATTTAGACATGCTTCATgtatgcagccccccccccccccgccatacgGAAACACATAAGCAAAGCTTCCCCGGGTAAGCCTTCTGAATGGCTCTCCCGTGAAGTCTGGGTAGATTTTAATCTTGCCAACACAACCTCTTAATTGGTTTTAATCCTTACAAATTGTGTTTGGAGCTGCTCACACAAACTACTTATCATGTAGAGCTCCACCTACCCAGATGTGTTGCAACAGCGGCTGCATATACGAACTGTGTGGCTGTTAACAACAAGAACCTCTTTTAAAAATGCTACCAGATGTGGAAATACCTTTTTACAatagaagttttttttaatgtctgcatGTGTGGAATAAACATTCAGACGGAAGAACAAATGTAAGAAGCCAAATGACGGGTGCGCCTCCTCACCAGAATTTATTCTCCAGAAGCAGgattatttttaaacacaaagCTTTCTAAGGGGCATCAGCGGCACTTTTACATGTCCCTAGCTATCAAATACCCATCAGCTCTCTCTTTGATCTACTGCAGCATAGTACTTCCTAGAAGAGTACTCGGTTTGAAACAGCCCCTGGGCTTAGGCATGTGACAGGTGGCATAATTACAAATAAACTCTCTTACATTTGAGGAGTTACGTGATAGCAGGTTTTGACTACTTTGCTAGGAAATATGTAGTATTAATGCACTCCTGGCAGGACTTTTATTTTCCTAGCTTATGCATGCACAccccaatcctaaacatatttatttcgAAGCAAGCACTATGTACGCAATGGAATCAAAGTAGGTACCACTAatacctaaaaataataatcttgaaaCGGTCAAATGTTTTATAACAAAATCTGTCAGCAACACTACAGATTATTTTCAACCCTGCTCCTTTCATATCAAGGCAGTCCCTTGATTCGCTGTGAGCAAACATTTCATAATCCACTCTTGTTATGCATGATGCACAGCAGTTCATATTAATGATGCAATACTCTGCTTTACACCCTGCTTTGTCCCTTGTGAGCTAAACACAAAGGCTGCTGGTAGGTTtaacatttcttttattatttacttgTTACACAAAGAAATCACAGCCTTGACGAATCCTGATTACAAAAGATAACTTCCAAGCCAAATTAAAGCTCACTTATTTCCCTGCAGGGAAATGAAGCTCTGCACCCCATTATAATTGCTTTCACTCAAGTAGTTTACAGACCTCTCAGAATGTAAACACCCCAATATAACCTATTTTCAAGGCACACAATCCTCTCTTTTTAGTTGAGCTACTGAGGCAGCAGTATGTATATAAAGgaatgtcttttttctttctttgatttcCAAAGGTCTTTCATCAGTAGATTTACACTGAGAAAGTACTTAAAAGAATACAATTTCCTGGACATTTTTCAAaggttgcagcaaaaccaacaaagagtcctgtggcatcttacagattaacacatttattgtggcatatgtTTTTGTAGACtaagttcacttcatcagatgcacttCCTGATACAGTGGATAAGACCTCAGTTGACTGGTACAGTGGTGCAATACAACTCCCTGGTGAAATGTAATGCAATAAAATGGCAACAATATCACCCAATCCCAATGATTATAATGGAAATGGCTTGGATAATATATATGCCCCAGGGAGAGGGTAAGCTGTTTACAAGGTGAGATTAAAAAGTATTCTGATATCTTAAAGATGAATGTAGTAACCCAAGTGAGTATATGTATGTATCATGAGTACAGCACTGAGAAAATACCTAACCCCACTACTTAAGTGATCATTTCATGTATCCAACAAAGCAGGTTCTGACTCAAAAAGATTATGCCACAATATGTTTTGGGTTAAGACGCCACGGGActcacatacatatacatacacacacaaacacacagggcCAGAGGTTGTAtcaacatcattatcatcatcatcatcatcatcatcatcatcatcaatatattTGTCTCCCATGTCATCAAGAGAGGTTGAGGCAGCTTCCAATTATAcaataagaaaacaaaacaaatacagtgCAAGACGAGCAAAACATTGAGACTAATGTAAAGATAATAATACCTAAGCACTGAAATAGCAGCAGATAAAATGGAATTTTCTCTTCTTTATGCATCTAATGAATTAAACTCTTGGTTGTGATAGCTCATGCTACAATACATTAGCTAGACTTAAGGGGCCGTGGGACTCAGTCTTCTTTGCTGCAACATGCAAGTACAGCTATCCCTCTAGAATCCAAATTCATGGTACCTCTAAATAGAcaactctcttaaaaaaaaaaagaagcagcaacagctttCTCTGAGCAATGTCAAAAGAATCATTTGTGTTTCAAAAGGCAGAGGGGACTTTATATTAGTTGTCATTGAGCCGGAGGGTTACAGGAGGAGGTGTTTATTTTCACTCGTTAAGGGAGGTTCAAGTTCAGCTTTGCTCTGTGAACCTCCAGAAAAGCTGTACTCCACTGTTTCCTCTCTACAGCTCCCAAACATAATGCCCTGGGTTAACTGAGATAAAGGGACCAAGGGAGACATTCCTTAGGTTTTCTAGATCAGGAATTGGGGACCTTTTTTGGTCTAAGGGCCGGATTGCCAACCAAGAAACCTCATGCAAGCAATGGGCATTGTCAACttactctcacacacactcttctcTTTCTAGtgcagtactctgttcacactgtggccaatcagctgtcaaccaggaacccacaagcaggacatggtgcaaaaacacccacctacccatgttccccagcaactggtgtatagaggtTTACTTCCTTTtgcacactctcacacacacaaccaacaaCCACACAGTTCTCTCTCACATAGACACACTTCCCAGCCCCACTCTTTAGTTGACCTATGCAgatcagctggggggggggggattttcatcTCCATCATGGTGCTGTAGGTGGGAAGGTTCACCtgaacagcacacacacacccatagggATAAACATGCAGGTCGAGTGCTAAAAAGCTCTCATTCCAAATCAGCAGCTGATCTGGAGAAGAACTTTTCCCTGCCTGGGGAGAGGAGGCGAGACCTAGGGAAGAAGCtggcaggccagatgggaaacccCTGTGGGCCATATCTCACCAATGCGCCAGAGGTTCCTCCTGCCTGCTATAGATGTCCATAGGATCTACATGATCCAACATCACACCTTTCTGGCCACTCACCAGGCTTACCGACCCTCCAaatttgtatttaattttaaagatgtttaattaaaaaaacactagaGTGCTGGCATACTGCAAAACAAAGGGCCAGTCTCCAAAACCATCTTTACTTCCATAAATGCCTCTGTATTCCATGTTTCTTAGCCTCAGTGGTTTCTCATCCGTGAAATGAGTGCTGAAAACAGAAAGGTTTTGAACCTCAGACCCACCAcaaaagagtggctttgtgttCGGGAGCTGAGAACCCATCTCTGCCATTTTGTAAATTGGTAATCTCTccgtcatggcagccattttgtgagagtgccctgacacactctcaacattccaaatgtgcccgtTGCTCCAAAACGGATGGGGACCCCTGGCCTATTCCAACAGGTACTTCTGCTTCCGTCTGCACTATCCGCATACTCTCTCAATTTTCAAGGTTCCTTTTCTACAAGGACAGACTAGCCACACCATCCCAAAACAGCAGTGCATATTATCTAAATGCCAGCATACCTTCccttcctgcttgtggattctcaGAGCTTCTCTCACCCAACAGTGAGCTACTTACAACCATCAGCAAGGACAATTTCAGGATGGTAAAGGGTACTCTCAAATCTTTTACTTTCTCATTCTCCTTTGGGTGCATGTGCAGAATCTATAAGAAGTCTTTTAGAACTATAGTTAAGTAGAGTTAAGGAGAAAATGGATGAGAAGAGAGCTTCATACTTATTTAGTGAAATAGAAACTCTCAAATGCCTCACTTGGCTTCACACTAAAAAAAAGACTGCTGCCTCTGCTACATGGAAACCAGTTTCTTGTACTGAAAGGCAAAATCAAACttagatatagtgatggccacatcGCTCTTTATATGCCACAGAGACTGGCATGCTATACCCATACCAATATAATGGCGTGACATGACGCAGAAAGATCTTTGACTTTTGTTCTCCAAATTAGACAAGGCAGAATGTGGAAAATATGTCCTTCCAGCCAGATGAACAACCTAGGTGCTGATCTCCCATGGGCGGGTGCAGCGGCGCTTCGGCCTCAGGCCCCGCTCGCGCCTCGACCTGCTGCGGAACCTCGTCACAGGCCTAGTGCAGCACGAGCGGATAGAGGCGCCCCGCGCTGGCGTAGACGAGATGCACTTCTACACCGAGCACTTGATTGACTACGCCAAGCGCGGCGACAGCGACCCCAAAGCCATGCGCATGGCCGACTTCTGGCTGACGGCTCACACGGGGCACTACACGCGCACGCAGCAGATTCCCAACCGGGAGAACCTGGACCGGGCTAAGATGGCTGTGATCGAATACAAGGGGAACCCACTGCCCCCGCTACCCCTTCCACACCGGGACAGCGAGAAGACCCTGGTGAACCAGCTGCTGAAGGGCTACCGGGAGGACGTGCTCAGCGCCAGAGAAGCCCAGCAGGGCCCCCCCATGGGCACGGCTGTGTAGCGCCTCTTGCGCcatcctcctttcctccctggTGGAAACAGCCACCTGTGACGGGCGGTGTTTATGCCTGTAGCGCTCCGCTGGGCCTAAAGGCAGTGGAGTCCTTTCAGCTGTTGCATCCCTGCCTTCTCTTGACAATGCTGAGTGGGATTTCTCTTTGAGAGCTCAGTCTGCTTTCATCGGCTACGCTAGGCAGCGTAGTAATTCCCTCATTCTGTAGGAGTGTAAACCTAAAAGGAGAGCAGCTCTGTTGCCTTTGTTCACTTGGAAATAAATGTGGCCGCTGGGCAAACGCACTTCTCTTGTTCTCTCTGTCCTGGGGCAGAATGGCACACTCCACCCGAGAGATGGTGCTAGGCTGCATGTCTGGTGCGTTGTGATGCCAGGGGAGGCATAGGCAGCGTGCCCTGGAAAGTAGTTAAGGGGGCAGCATGTGAGAACATATCTGTATGtactgatttttgtgaaccgcccagagagcttcggctattgggcggtataaaaatgtaataaataaataaaaataataataaaaaaataaatgatatAAGGGCAGGGTGCCGTACAGCAGTGAGTGAAAGATCCAGTAAGGCTAGGATAACTCAGGAAAGGCTTTGCTAAAGAAGCAGGCTGCCAGGAAgaacatctaatgcttctttaactcatatgttttggcgtTGCCCCTTTTTTGGAGGAGGtaacaataaggatgaactttgtactgaagccATCTATAATATGAGACAAtgtccatgtcctcctaaattacctatcggcttcttggaagttaacacatggtcagcgcagatggatcttcagagcccttatgagagccaaaagacttatactatcacattggaaggaaaaatccacacctcccataatgcaatggattgaggacttaataacattattaacttttgaatgggtgttatatagacgcaacttgtgAGTGAATAAAgacacggatatctggtctgcttttcttgaaacctttgtataacactctccttttttatgaatggtacatatgatggaaatcgACGATCATCCTAGATACGTAATGTAAtgttttttccattttcacaatgtattttctgttctattttgttaatattcacaataaaaaaggagggggggaaggaagaacagagaagaggaaggaagctGGCATGGCAAGAGGCACAAAGGCAGGAATAGCAGAAGGGCCAAGAGCAGATATTGGGCAGGACAGGCTGAGGAAGAATGGGGTGTACAGGAAAAAACTGGAGAGCTGTCAAAACAAAGACTAAAGTTTCAATACTGGTATAAAGTGTGGCAAGGAGTTAGTGTGCAGGTTTAAGAAAAGAGGGTAACATGATGACAGTGCTGGGAAAGAAAACAGAACCACCCGTAAGAGATACCCCCATTCAGACAGGTAGGTAGAGGAGCAGTTGCTGCTAACAACTTGAAATTTGAGCCCATCTATGACCTTACTGGATGTGATGTCAAGAAATCCATTACTGGAGCCCTGCATTGGATTGGAGCCACAGCTTGCGGGTAGTTGGGAGGGAAGTGTTGATCCTTTCCTCCAGTGCTATTTCCCCATTCTGACCAAGTTCGCAATACTTGACTAGATGGCTAAATAAGCTGGCctgatataaagcagcttcctatgttcctaatattAGTTATCAGTATTCCCCTTTTACAGTCAGAAACGAAGTTTGAGAGAGACTTGCCTAAGGACACCCAGACATATAATAGTTTACCATTCAATGCCCCTCTATCAGGACTGGCAGTCTAGAAGGTAGGTAGGTAGCCAAGTTCTCAGCAGGTAGACAATCAAATAAGCAAGTCAGTCAGACAGCAGCTGAGTCTGTGCCCCTGCAACAAATTGCTCACACTGAAGAGTGAGGCCACAGTCAGCAGCTTTACAGGATCAGGTAGAACTCAGCCCCTTAAGACCCCTGACCCCTGCTAAACTTTAGCAGCAATACTATTTTAGTGCCAACACTATCTGCTTGACTACACTGTCTCCGCTAGCAAGAGGTGGAAGACAGCAGCCACTTACCAGGCTGAATTTCTCCTTCACTGGGCCATAATCACTCATCAATGTGCTTTTTGTATTGATTTTCAGGACATCACCAGTGGTTGTGCCAACGTAGAAGTAATGGTCATCATCTGTCATCTGAGAAAGGTTGAAGAGAAAAGACAAGTTGCATACACCACACCTTTCGCCACGATGAATAAATAATTTAGCTCTAGCACATCATAAATTCATTGCCACCTTTTCTTTTGAGCAACAGGGGTAAAAAGTAGATGTCACCTCATATAAAAGGACCCCAATCCATGAAAAACAGGAATTTTCTAACTGTGTCAATATCTCTTTCCTGACATCAGTGCAGTgtggctaatttatttatttactgaaagcAAACACCTTATGAAAGTATGCTTTACTGAGCACCTTTACAAAACATATTAAGAACAATTTAACAAAGAATAAAATATCATTCAGTAAAAACagcacaacaataaaagcaacagcagAACAACTAAAAAAAATCAACTGGTATTTTAAAAGGCCTGGAAAAATGAAAGCAGACTTTGGCTACATAGAGAACCAGTGTggggtaatggctagagtgtgggactgggagtcgggagatccgggttctagtccccacttggccatggaaacccactggtgactttgggccagtcacagactctcagcccagcctacctcacaagtttgttgttgtgaggctaaaatggagaggaggattatctacactgccttgggttccttgaaggaaaaaaggagggatataaatgtaataataaataaataaataataaaagtagaTGGGAAACGAGCCTTCCTGGGGAGGGTGTCCCAAAGGTGATGCACCACAGCCAAAAAGGTCCTATCCGTAGTTGCCACATACATGATGTCAGAAGGGGCATCTAGAGAAGGACCTCTGATGAAGATCTTAATACATGAGCTGGCAAATGTAAGAAAAGGCATGTTGTGGATCTGTTCAGAAAGGCAAAGAGTAGGTGCATGACAAAGTTGTTGAAGCAACAGGGGTGCTGTCCAGCCAAAGAATCTGAACAAGTTGGACAGAATGATGTATTGTTCCAGCAACAGCCAGGGGGCCTATGAAGGTTTTATAACTAGCCCCATCCCTTCTTGAAGCATTATTGGTACCCTGATTGGGGTGTACTTCCATTCCTAGTTCCTCCTCCTGAGGAGGGCTCAGCAATGGAAGGTCTTGTGCTGCCAGACATGCACTGTGCCTTCTTGTCTAGGCTTTGGCTAAACTTGTTGCTGTCTTTGCTCCTAGGGTCACAAGAATGCCTGTGGTGGATTAGGAACTGGGGGATGGAGGTGGGGGATGACTAGCTGGGACACAACTGACACGCAGGGCCCTACATTGCATGGGGAGACAGTTTAAATGGGTGTTTTTCTTACCAATGGTTATAGCTGCTTAGTTTTAGGATTTTCTCTCTATCGCCCCTTTTAATGAACCTTTCTGCATTCTGCTTGCTATGTCCCCGCTTCCTATCAATAatgctttctttcctcttcccagcctgccattcctccttcctccccgcccccttccaATCAATAGAGGTTGCCTACTTTATGACCTTGTGAGAGAATCTTCtatataaagtgctggttattacctttaaagccctacatggtttgggtccaggttacctgcgggatcgccttctcccgtacaatccaccccgcacactcaggtcctctgggaagaatttactctagtCAGAAAAAAACTAGGCTGATAACCATTACCTAGAGTAACAAGCACTGCTACAAATTGCTCTTTTTTGGCTTAGGGGTTCAACTTCACCTTATAGTGGAAGTGGTAACAGGCCTCTTACCATAGTGCAGGTAACTATCCTTTTCAGCTGCCCTGTTTGGCACTCCGTTGCTCGGATTTTTCTGTTGGGCAAGTCCAATTCCCACACTCGAATAGTTCCACTGCAGCCAAAGAACATATTTCAAAATACATTCTACATAGACCAATGTCGCATAAATCTCTTCAGCACAACTACTTCCCTTCTAGCTTCCCAATACCAAGCAAGGAATGTCACCTAAACATAAACTCATTCTACTCTCCCTATTATTCAGGCATGCGGGGTGAAGGGGGCTTGGTTAGTGGATTAGGTCATTTCAGAGAAGATTGAGATAGGTCCTCGCGACAATGCCAAGCACTCACAAACTACATCATTTTCGATGGAAGCTGCCTGCAATCGGCTCGATGGAAGTAGCAATCATTCAAGATGCAGCAAGTCCCAAGGAAAATGTAGGTGACTGAGTCCACTGACTCACTCTCTATTAAAGCCAATGATTGCATACCAAGGGTGATGTGAGAAAGAAGCGAACTAGCAATTTCAAAAATACCCCCTTCCAGTATTAAAAGGCCACAGCAAAGAGCAATTTTACATTGCCCCTGCCTTGTGCGGATCTCTGAATGCAAACATTGCGAATGTTACAGGAGGAGTCTGATGCAAAACTCCTCTTGTGAATCAAAGAATTTAAGAATTCCGCTCTTTCTAAATGTGCTAGTAGGTTCAAAATGCTTGAAAATGCCTGTCGGAAACACTGATACAAGCCatttcatcaccaccaccaccaggcagACACATGGAAGGAAAAGCCACTCTCTCATGTGGGCAGTCCCCTTACTATTTAGGTAAGTAGTTTTACGGACAATGAAATAGATTTGAAgggttctcatttttaaaaataataataatgaaatgagtGCCTTTTTCACAAAAGCAATGCCATACCTTCCAGCGCTAATGAACATCTCATCCCTGCAGTTGGAATACACCAGCGTGGTTGGGTTCCCAGCACTACGGGCAGCAGCAGGACTGCCACAGATGGCCTCTTTCTTTAGGACGCTCCACACCACTATGCTGCCGGAAGAGGGAGAGGATTTcaatatttacttagaagtacatCCCTATGAAGTCAGCGGGGATTTCTCCCAAACCAGTCCACTTAGGAGCACTACACACAGAGTtagttcagctgcagcaacaaaCCACGGTTTGGCATTAGGCGAAGAAGTAGCTAAGCAGCCTCAGGAGTGCCTGGTGATTCCATGCACCCAAACCCTGTTTTTGATCCCGCTTTGCAGCGCAAGGGCAAACCGTGGGTTGCGAGTTCAGATGAGATGCCTCAAATCGGGATGGGAGGCAAAGAATAGTTGGGTGCAAGGAGAGAacggaggggaaggagggagcacATAAACCTGAGGCTTCTCGACTGCTTGTTCACTCATTAATATTTGAACTGCCAAATAGCTGATTTCAAGAACTGGCATTTGTACATTGAAACAGAGTGCAAATTTCTTCCCAAGTCAAGTCCTATTCTCACAAGACTGTTGGGAGGGAATAAATCTCACCTAGACTGTTGCTTGGCATGACATGCAGCAAAAAGGATCTTTAACATAAATTTATAGCTCAACGATTAAATATGCCAGCCAATACAATGGGGAATATTGCACCAATTCAATGTCAGCAATCTTAGTGATGCCAACATATTCAGGTGTTGCAAGCAGATACAAATATTTAGCTACACTCCACAAATAATTAAATCCAAACCAACACAGACACATGCTTTGGCTACCTCAGTTCACTCAGTTTTAAGCATAAGAATAATCCTGTCAAAGACATTAGAAATCAGTATGTTCAGCTGTTTGCCTAATCATGTGTTCCTATTTCAGGCAGTGTCTTGCAGGAATGTGGACAGCATCTTGCAGGAATAAACTATGTATATACAAGTTCTGCTCTTGGAAATAAGCATTACTTCTATCTGACCCTCCAAGCCAAACACAACTCATTGCCAAAGTCTTGTGGGCTGCATTCTTCCAGTCCCAAGCAAGCAGCAAAAGCAGTGAGGTTACTGAGAACCTGTCAGGATGCGAAAATATGGCTGGTGACTGTGTTCAGCTTGGTAGGTCTGATGTGGGTAATTACAGCTTGAGCGGAACCTGTATTATCCCACCAGTTCTGTCATAATGGAGATGTTTAGTTTGAGGTGGAAGGAGGCTAAGCAAGAAGGAGCTAGGACTATATATACAGATAAATCAAACATAAAGGTGGAAGAGACAAACACAATTCAGATCATGAATCACTGAAAGGAACATCTGCAAAAAAGTATGCAGAGTTGCTGTTCTCACACCAAGATCTCACACCTCAAATTCCCAGTATCATTCTGTAGAGCACCCTTCCCaaactggtgacctccagatgttttgggcttcaaattccagcattcctggccattggccatgctggctggggctgatgggaactgaagtccaaaatatctggagaataccatgttggggaagtctTTGAATTAAAAACCACTGACCAAAAGCTTAAGGGTGATTTTCTTGGTATCAGTCTTTATTTGCACTTTCCCCTAAGACATGTGAGCCTCGTGTGTTGCAGAGCGGTAAagaagcagtttctgcagccaaagctctccccacggcctgagtttgatcccagcggaagctggtttcaggcagctggctcaagtcgactcagccttccatcctccagaggttggtaaaatgagtacccagctagctggggaaacggtaataatggccggggaaggcaacagcaaaccaccccgctataaggcctgccaagaaaacgtcagcgaaagctggcgtccctccaagagtcagcaatgactcagtaattgcacgagaggttcctttccttttccctaagaaaggcagagagaaaaTGGGCAATGTTGAAAAGCTGGAACAAACATGATTCCAACACATTTAAGTGGTGGACCAGCTCTTTGTCAGTTGTGTGTACAAGCGCTCTAACACTACAAATACATCTTTAGCCATGTTCTCCCTGATCCATGCATGCCTCTGGGGGAATACACATGAACTGGGAAAGATAGTGCTGGAATTATCCCTAAAAGAATATGCAAGGTGAAACTCAAAAGCAAAGGAATGGAAGCAGGTGTGTCCATTTCCCTTGATTCAAGGTGGTTTTTGTTCCTCTCTGCATTTGACTCCTGGCTTCCAAAACTGAAAAGGGGAGGGAAAgcagcatttgattaattttacCTTCCATCATCCTGGCCTCCCAGTGACACTAGGTAAAGGTCATTTGGAGAGAACATGAGATTTTCAATTTTACCCTTGTGAAGTGACAGCCGAGCCAACATCTCTTTTTTCGTGTAGTCCCACAAAATAATATCAGCCTAGgacacagaaaaagaaagaccAGCATGACAATAGCACTTTGATCAGCTGTTTGTGATGTGAAAGATattcagaacaaaataaaacagttttaaaaggtCATAAACAACTCTTTCTTACAATCCCTTAGCATAGGCACACTTTGAATCAGTTACATTCAGCCTTACTGAGACAGAGAGCTGGTTGAATCAGTTCCTCAAATGGAAGAACTTACACAAGCATGGCACATTTTAGACAAATGGCAGCATCAAGCATAAAGCAACATAAGGCAGAAGTGCCAAAATATATGAATGGCTTGACATGATTAAGGTATTGTAGAGCTACTGGCCTTCTATCCAGATACGCACACCATAAGTAATCAAGTATTGTTGACTTCCatataaatgaaggaggggaaaaacactATGCGAATccaatggaaaagaagagatagtctctagtgttggaaaatagaaaaggtttttatttttttgttacatatatcttcaatctttaaaaattgaatagttgtttcagaagctcctgaagaaggatcgggagatctgaaacgtcgagctttttatacattaagtccttttacaacaatacaatttttaaagattgaagataaatgtaacaaaaaataaaaccctttttctattttctaacactagagactatctcttctttttcattggatttcCATATAAAGAAATCAAAAACCTCTAAATTATTTGCTCAGGGTCACATGCACACTATGCTATAAAGTAATTCAGAAATAGAGCATTCATACCACCAAGtcccttgctgttttaaatcagccttccagTATTCCCATTCAGCACTTATGCTTTCTCACCAACATACGGTTCAAAGCGAATATTTGAATGTTTTACTTTATTCTTAGCGTATTTAAATTTGTGCTTATACAACTAAAATCTCCACCAGAGATTGTATCAATTAGCCTAGATGTAGAAAATACAGCAGGGCTGTTCACGGGCATCATTCACAGCTGTGAGCTACAAGACCTAAATCTGTAGACATGGCACTATTTAAAGGTCAGTGTTGAAAAAGAAGATTTCAGGGTCATGCTTTCCCCAGGTCCAttggaaaacaaatgcatttttaaaagggggcCCTTATCCACCTTAAAGCCCATGAATGTGATCTGGCCAGACGCAACATAGGATCCACTTGGAGAAATGGTGACACAGGAGACATTGTTGGTGTGACCATGCAAAAAATCCTGAGTACGAATATTTATGCCTTGGATAATGACTGTGCAGCCCAGAGGGTAGATGAGGTGCTCCCGATCTGGATGGCAGATGAGACCACAGGGAACATGCCCTGcaaggaaaaggaggacaagaaagAGAAACGTCAGAGTCATTCTACTGAAGAAAGAACATGGGGCATTCTGGGCTATAGTGAGTTGCTCTTTGGAGAGGGACATTTCTTAGATACTTTAAGTTGTTTCCTACCTACAGGAAAGCTGGTGACCAACCCCTTGAGCATCGGAGGTTTAGCCATGCTGTTCCTCATTGCTTCTCCTCGTCAGTTTAGACTTACGCTATCTCTAGAAGCTGTTAATTACAGATTTGAAATCCACTCCATATACTTTTGGACAAGGAGTCCAACGTTTTtcttcaggaagcaaacagtCTACCATGGGGGTTAGAACTCACAGCCATTATGCCAAGCCTATATGTTTATGTTATGGTgaattctt
This window of the Elgaria multicarinata webbii isolate HBS135686 ecotype San Diego chromosome 3, rElgMul1.1.pri, whole genome shotgun sequence genome carries:
- the LOC134396867 gene encoding large ribosomal subunit protein bL17m-like, with product MNVVTQPQWFLIREMSAENRKVLNLRPTTKEWLCVRELRTHLCHFVNWFLFYKDRLATPSQNSSAYYLNASIPSLPACGFSELLSPNSELLTTISKDNFRMVLISHGRVQRRFGLRPRSRLDLLRNLVTGLVQHERIEAPRAGVDEMHFYTEHLIDYAKRGDSDPKAMRMADFWLTAHTGHYTRTQQIPNRENLDRAKMAVIEYKGNPLPPLPLPHRDSEKTLVNQLLKGYREDVLSAREAQQGPPMGTAV